A window of the Paenibacillus woosongensis genome harbors these coding sequences:
- a CDS encoding LysR family transcriptional regulator: MISKLDLYKIFSKVAKCNSFSKAAKELYMTQPAVSQAIMQLEKDLNTRLFNRTPKGASLTNEGSLLFEYVNSAMNLLQTGEEKILEFQNLTAGELKIGVGDTISRYFLLPYLEAFHNKYPNIKFTIVNGTTLELCSTLKSGEVDISICNLPIEDSTLEVRHCIDIQDTFVYGERFAEVLSRPVSLHELVKLPLIFLEPKSNSRKYVEDYMISKGIKIAPEFELGSHDLLLEFARINLGIACVTKEFSQEYLAKGWLTEVQLLEKIPRRSIGVCNIKSVPLSPAATKFVELLENK, encoded by the coding sequence GTGATAAGCAAGCTGGATCTCTACAAAATTTTTAGCAAGGTCGCGAAATGCAATAGCTTTTCCAAAGCAGCCAAAGAACTGTATATGACGCAGCCGGCGGTTAGCCAGGCGATCATGCAATTGGAGAAGGATTTGAACACGCGGCTTTTTAATCGAACGCCCAAAGGGGCATCATTGACCAATGAGGGCAGCCTTCTGTTTGAATACGTAAATTCGGCCATGAATCTGCTGCAAACAGGTGAAGAGAAGATATTGGAGTTTCAGAACCTGACGGCTGGGGAATTGAAAATCGGCGTAGGGGATACGATCTCCAGATATTTTTTGCTCCCCTACTTGGAAGCTTTCCACAATAAATATCCCAATATTAAATTTACTATTGTGAATGGTACGACTTTAGAACTTTGTTCGACTCTAAAATCGGGCGAAGTGGATATATCCATTTGCAACCTCCCGATCGAGGATTCCACATTAGAAGTGCGGCATTGCATTGATATCCAGGATACGTTTGTTTATGGGGAGAGATTTGCGGAAGTTTTATCACGGCCAGTCAGCCTTCATGAATTGGTGAAGCTTCCGCTCATATTTCTAGAACCGAAATCGAATTCCCGAAAATATGTGGAAGACTACATGATCTCTAAAGGGATCAAAATTGCGCCGGAGTTTGAATTGGGCTCGCATGATTTATTGCTGGAGTTTGCCAGAATTAATCTTGGAATCGCGTGCGTGACGAAAGAGTTCTCCCAGGAATATTTAGCGAAGGGATGGCTGACCGAGGTTCAATTGCTAGAGAAAATTCCAAGGAGAAGCATAGGCGTTTGCAATATAAAAAGCGTGCCATTATCCCCGGCGGCAACAAAGTTCGTAGAGCTTTTGGAAAATAAATAA
- a CDS encoding malate:quinone oxidoreductase, which translates to MSNRQTSTDVILIGAGIMSATLGTLLKELVPDWEITVFEKLANAGEESSNEWNNAGTGHAALCELNYTTERSDGSVDISKAIKINEQFQVSMQFWSYLVNSNLIRNPRDFIAPIPHMSFVQGEKDVSFLKKRFKALSTNPLFREMEFSDDPEKLMEWIPLMMKDRPVSEPIAATRIESGTDVNFGALTRILFGHLKSQGVDIKYKHSVDNIKRTSDGLWELKVRNADTGSVECHAAKFVFIGGGGGSLHLLQKTGIPESKHIGGFPVSGLFMVCNDPDVVEQHHAKVYGKAKVGAPPMSVPHLDTRFIDNKKSLLFGPFAGFSPKFLKSGSMFDLITSVKPNNLLTMLAAGIKNVPLTKYLIQQVMLSKEKRMEELREFIPNAKSEDWDLVIAGQRVQVIKDTDAGKGTLQFGTEVVSAADGSIAALLGASPGASTAVSVMLEVISKCFPQYMEAWEPKIKEMIPSYGTSLLANTELIQDIHTSTARSLGLGSEDLPVEMHA; encoded by the coding sequence ATGAGTAACAGACAAACAAGTACAGATGTTATCTTAATTGGTGCCGGGATTATGAGTGCAACTTTGGGGACACTGCTAAAGGAATTAGTACCGGACTGGGAAATTACAGTGTTTGAGAAGCTTGCCAATGCAGGAGAGGAAAGCTCTAACGAATGGAATAATGCGGGGACAGGGCATGCGGCGCTGTGCGAGCTTAACTACACCACCGAGAGATCGGACGGATCTGTAGATATTAGCAAAGCTATCAAAATTAATGAACAGTTTCAAGTGTCCATGCAGTTTTGGTCTTACCTTGTAAACAGCAATCTAATCCGCAATCCGCGGGACTTTATCGCCCCGATCCCTCATATGAGTTTTGTGCAAGGGGAGAAGGATGTCTCGTTTTTGAAGAAGCGTTTTAAAGCGCTATCAACCAATCCTCTGTTTCGGGAAATGGAGTTCTCCGATGATCCCGAGAAATTGATGGAATGGATTCCGCTAATGATGAAGGACCGTCCAGTCAGCGAGCCTATAGCGGCGACAAGAATCGAGTCGGGGACGGATGTCAATTTTGGGGCTTTAACGCGCATATTGTTCGGGCACTTAAAGAGTCAGGGCGTTGATATAAAATATAAACATAGCGTAGACAATATTAAGCGTACTAGCGACGGCTTGTGGGAACTGAAGGTACGGAATGCCGATACCGGCAGCGTCGAGTGCCATGCTGCGAAATTTGTCTTTATTGGCGGCGGGGGAGGAAGCCTGCATCTGCTGCAGAAAACCGGCATTCCGGAAAGTAAACATATCGGAGGGTTCCCGGTAAGCGGACTATTTATGGTATGTAACGATCCGGATGTGGTCGAGCAGCATCATGCCAAGGTATACGGCAAGGCTAAGGTGGGCGCCCCTCCTATGTCCGTTCCGCATCTGGATACAAGATTTATCGACAATAAAAAATCGTTGTTGTTTGGACCGTTTGCCGGCTTCTCACCGAAATTCTTAAAATCCGGCTCCATGTTCGATTTGATTACGTCCGTAAAGCCGAATAATCTCTTAACGATGCTGGCAGCAGGGATCAAGAACGTTCCACTGACAAAATACCTGATTCAGCAAGTGATGTTATCCAAAGAAAAACGCATGGAAGAACTGCGGGAATTTATCCCGAACGCTAAAAGCGAGGATTGGGATTTAGTAATAGCGGGGCAGCGTGTACAGGTTATCAAGGATACGGATGCCGGCAAAGGAACGCTGCAATTTGGCACCGAAGTAGTCAGCGCTGCCGACGGCTCGATCGCCGCATTGCTTGGCGCTTCTCCGGGTGCCTCAACCGCGGTTTCCGTCATGCTTGAGGTCATCAGCAAGTGCTTCCCGCAATATATGGAGGCTTGGGAGCCGAAGATCAAAGAGATGATTCCTTCCTACGGAACATCGCTATTAGCAAACACAGAGCTTATTCAGGACATTCATACTTCAACAGCGCGGTCGCTTGGACTTGGCAGTGAAGACCTTCCTGTCGAAATGCATGCATAA
- a CDS encoding MarR family winged helix-turn-helix transcriptional regulator — translation MESRDVISLISKIREKVNRFIVSEMVKYGIEGIATSHGDIIYALFRAPRLTMADISRRINKDKSTVTALVDKLVRLGYVTKERDTEDTRVVYVALTEKGRELEPIFESISQELLDVFYLDISDKEKEDLLHILKRIYDNF, via the coding sequence ATGGAAAGCAGAGACGTTATTTCGTTAATTTCTAAAATCAGAGAGAAAGTTAACCGGTTTATTGTATCAGAGATGGTGAAGTACGGGATCGAAGGTATTGCCACGTCGCATGGCGATATCATCTATGCCTTATTCAGGGCGCCCCGACTTACGATGGCGGACATTTCCAGGAGGATTAATAAAGATAAGTCAACAGTTACGGCGCTGGTTGATAAGCTGGTCCGGCTTGGATATGTGACAAAGGAAAGGGACACAGAGGATACAAGGGTTGTTTATGTTGCTTTAACCGAGAAGGGGAGAGAGCTGGAGCCGATCTTTGAATCCATTTCGCAGGAGTTGTTGGATGTGTTTTATTTGGACATTTCCGATAAAGAAAAAGAGGACCTGCTTCACATTTTAAAACGGATTTACGACAACTTCTAA
- a CDS encoding coenzyme F420-0:L-glutamate ligase has translation MERVVGTVARGLRCPIIKRGDHIEDIVVDSVLKAAEVEGFQIRDQDIVSITESIVARAQGNYATVDHIAKDVHAKFGDETVGVIFPILSRNRFAVCLRGIAKGVKKIVLMLSYPSDEVGNHLVDLDLLDEKGVNPWTDVLTEAQFRELFGYKKHTFTGIDYIDYYKTLVEEQGTECEVIFSNNPKTILNYTKHVLTCDIHSRFRTARILKAGGGEKIYSLDNILAESIDHSGYNEHYGLLGSNKSTEDEIKLFPRNCQQTVDKIQQIFKEKTGKNVEVMIYGDGAFKDPVGKIWELADPVVSPAYTSGLEGTPNEIKLKYLADNNFADLSGDELTQAISEYISNKNDDLVGSMEAQGTTPRKLTDLIGSLSDLTSGSGDKGTPIVFIQGYFDNFTK, from the coding sequence TTGGAAAGAGTCGTTGGAACTGTTGCTAGAGGCCTTCGTTGCCCGATTATCAAACGAGGGGATCACATAGAGGATATCGTGGTAGACAGCGTGTTAAAGGCTGCCGAAGTTGAAGGCTTTCAAATCCGGGATCAAGATATTGTGTCCATTACGGAGTCCATCGTCGCCCGTGCCCAGGGCAATTATGCGACAGTGGATCATATCGCCAAAGATGTTCATGCTAAGTTCGGTGACGAAACGGTTGGCGTGATCTTCCCGATTCTAAGCCGCAATCGGTTTGCCGTCTGCCTTCGCGGTATTGCCAAAGGCGTTAAAAAGATCGTATTAATGCTGAGCTATCCCTCCGATGAGGTGGGCAACCACTTGGTCGATCTCGACCTGCTCGATGAAAAGGGCGTTAATCCTTGGACGGATGTACTGACGGAGGCCCAATTCCGCGAGCTCTTTGGCTATAAAAAGCATACGTTTACAGGCATCGATTACATTGATTACTATAAAACATTAGTGGAAGAACAGGGAACGGAATGCGAGGTTATTTTCTCCAATAACCCAAAAACGATCCTCAACTATACCAAACATGTTCTGACTTGCGATATCCATTCCCGTTTCAGAACGGCAAGAATCCTGAAGGCGGGTGGCGGAGAGAAAATCTACAGCCTGGATAACATCCTGGCGGAATCCATTGATCATAGCGGGTATAATGAACATTATGGTCTTCTGGGATCGAATAAGTCTACAGAGGACGAAATCAAGCTTTTCCCGCGCAACTGCCAGCAAACCGTCGATAAAATCCAGCAAATTTTCAAAGAAAAGACAGGTAAAAATGTGGAAGTCATGATTTATGGAGACGGTGCATTCAAAGACCCTGTCGGGAAAATATGGGAGCTGGCGGATCCGGTTGTGTCGCCCGCTTATACGTCTGGACTTGAAGGAACGCCCAATGAAATCAAACTGAAGTATCTTGCGGATAATAACTTTGCAGATTTAAGCGGCGACGAGCTTACACAAGCCATTTCCGAGTACATCAGCAATAAAAATGACGATCTCGTGGGATCGATGGAAGCCCAAGGTACTACGCCTAGAAAGCTGACTGACCTTATCGGCTCTTTGTCTGATTTGACTTCGGGAAGCGGAGACAAAGGCACGCCAATCGTCTTTATCCAGGGCTATTTCGATAACTTTACGAAATAA
- a CDS encoding GNAT family N-acetyltransferase: MEPVRFLEGKKVYLRPIEVSDANWYFTTLYHHETRKLTGTQKHYTQDQIARYIEGKAQDSSSVLLVIAAVSDDTPIGDIAIQDIDTINRNANIRIAIPDSSNQGKGYGTEALRLMLDYGFGILNLHRIELNVFSYNERAMQVYESVGFKKEGVQREALFYNHQYYDSILMSILEDEYRSLYCK, from the coding sequence ATGGAACCCGTACGCTTTTTAGAAGGAAAAAAAGTATATTTACGGCCGATCGAGGTATCCGATGCCAATTGGTACTTCACTACGCTGTACCATCACGAGACAAGGAAACTCACTGGGACACAGAAGCACTATACCCAGGATCAAATTGCCCGCTACATCGAAGGAAAAGCCCAGGACAGCTCGTCCGTACTGCTGGTCATTGCCGCCGTTAGTGACGATACTCCCATTGGAGATATTGCGATTCAAGATATAGATACGATCAATCGCAATGCCAACATCCGCATCGCTATCCCTGACAGCAGTAATCAAGGAAAAGGTTACGGTACCGAAGCCCTCCGTCTCATGCTGGATTACGGCTTCGGTATCCTCAACCTTCACCGGATCGAGTTGAACGTGTTCTCTTACAATGAGCGTGCCATGCAGGTCTATGAAAGTGTAGGCTTCAAGAAAGAAGGGGTTCAGCGAGAAGCCTTATTTTACAACCATCAGTATTATGACTCCATTCTCATGAGCATTCTAGAGGATGAATACAGATCCCTATACTGTAAATAA
- a CDS encoding PLP-dependent aminotransferase family protein, giving the protein MRNRTDSTPFSKSPVYMTVYEAIKQDIVAGRLQANDRLPSIREQAKQLCISTTPVEAAYQQLIAEGFMVSRPRRGFYVAALPDSYGRFTMADPHTSPGLPAKDHTTTETYAYDFHLAKNDFASFPVSHWKRLLMQTLREEYEELLFYGDPQGEAGLREELAAYLFRIRGVVCRKEQIVIGAEQHLLLHYLAILLKGISPAVAVEDPCYPLIARTFQAEGFAVLTATEADKGIDISRLLQASARIVAVAPSHQFPGGRVMPINERMELLKWAKEQEGYIIEDDYGGELRYIGQPVPALQGLAPDANVIYVGGFSQILAPDMCIHYMVLPESLLAPYLQLRRTLLFEQSSSRVYQRTLEKLMKQGYFERHVRKMRSLYRKKNQELADALQRQFHDCGEVLNPHAGFHLILALVAKASEQEMIQAAKYGGIRVASASAFYSDRAACEREKRKYFLIGFGGIAGQRIEEGVAQLRQLWEPYLQI; this is encoded by the coding sequence ATGAGAAACCGTACAGATTCAACGCCTTTTTCTAAATCACCGGTTTATATGACCGTTTATGAAGCCATCAAGCAGGATATTGTAGCAGGAAGGCTTCAGGCCAACGATCGCCTGCCTTCCATCAGGGAACAAGCGAAGCAGCTATGCATTAGCACGACTCCTGTAGAAGCTGCTTACCAGCAGCTGATAGCGGAAGGATTCATGGTGAGCCGCCCCAGACGAGGGTTCTATGTTGCCGCTCTGCCCGATTCGTATGGAAGGTTTACAATGGCTGACCCTCATACCTCACCCGGACTTCCTGCGAAGGATCACACTACCACAGAGACGTATGCCTATGATTTTCATCTGGCTAAAAACGATTTCGCAAGCTTTCCAGTCTCCCATTGGAAGAGGCTCCTGATGCAGACGCTTCGAGAGGAATACGAGGAGCTGCTCTTCTACGGAGATCCGCAAGGCGAGGCTGGATTACGCGAGGAGCTTGCTGCTTACCTGTTCCGGATTCGCGGTGTCGTGTGCCGCAAGGAGCAGATTGTCATTGGCGCGGAGCAGCATCTGCTTCTCCATTATCTGGCCATCCTTCTTAAGGGAATCTCCCCGGCTGTAGCTGTAGAAGACCCGTGCTATCCGCTGATTGCCCGTACGTTCCAGGCTGAGGGCTTTGCTGTCTTGACTGCAACTGAAGCAGACAAGGGGATAGATATTTCCCGTTTGCTGCAGGCATCCGCTCGGATCGTGGCCGTCGCTCCTTCCCATCAGTTTCCCGGGGGCAGGGTAATGCCGATTAACGAAAGAATGGAACTGCTGAAGTGGGCCAAGGAGCAGGAGGGCTATATTATAGAGGACGATTACGGCGGAGAGCTTCGCTATATAGGGCAGCCGGTACCTGCGCTCCAAGGCTTGGCGCCTGATGCGAATGTGATCTATGTAGGGGGGTTCTCCCAAATACTTGCCCCTGACATGTGTATCCATTACATGGTGCTTCCTGAATCGTTGCTGGCTCCTTATCTGCAATTGAGAAGAACACTGCTGTTCGAGCAATCCTCTTCCCGGGTGTATCAGCGCACGCTGGAGAAGCTAATGAAGCAGGGGTATTTCGAGAGGCATGTTCGTAAAATGAGAAGTCTTTACCGCAAAAAGAACCAGGAGCTCGCCGACGCCCTCCAGAGACAGTTTCACGATTGCGGTGAGGTCCTTAATCCGCATGCCGGGTTTCACCTGATTTTGGCGCTCGTCGCCAAAGCTTCTGAGCAGGAAATGATTCAAGCGGCGAAGTATGGCGGCATCCGTGTGGCATCGGCATCCGCTTTCTATTCGGATCGGGCTGCCTGTGAACGTGAGAAGAGGAAATATTTTCTGATCGGCTTTGGAGGCATTGCAGGGCAGCGAATAGAGGAAGGGGTGGCCCAACTGAGGCAGCTGTGGGAGCCTTACCTTCAGATTTGA
- a CDS encoding glycosyltransferase translates to MGSEQKNKAKQRGVSIITCTKRHNFINNLFQNYIRQRHPKKELIIIVNNDSISLEPYQRLARKNRGIQVYRVAGRESLGACLNYAFSKTKYSYIAKFDDDDYYAPYYLKDSLQALQKANADVVGKRAHYMYLNGAKTLILRFHQDENRPVAKLPGATLFMKRNVLNKVRFPHQNVGEDDLFCLRSKKQGYKVYSAGRYNFVAIRRKNSAGHTWIISDKKLLSHHKRVPNVQNFKKFVQRTPRDAP, encoded by the coding sequence ATGGGATCTGAACAGAAGAACAAGGCAAAGCAGCGGGGGGTTTCCATCATTACCTGCACAAAGCGCCACAATTTTATAAACAACCTGTTTCAAAATTACATTCGGCAGCGCCATCCGAAAAAGGAACTCATCATTATTGTAAACAACGATAGTATATCGCTTGAGCCTTATCAGCGTTTAGCCAGGAAAAACCGGGGCATTCAAGTCTACCGTGTGGCGGGCCGCGAATCCCTCGGCGCTTGCCTAAACTATGCATTCAGTAAAACAAAGTACAGCTACATCGCCAAGTTCGATGATGACGACTATTACGCACCTTACTATTTAAAAGACAGCCTGCAGGCCTTGCAAAAGGCAAATGCGGATGTTGTAGGCAAACGTGCCCACTATATGTACTTAAACGGTGCTAAAACTTTGATTCTGCGTTTTCACCAGGATGAGAATAGACCGGTCGCTAAACTTCCCGGCGCTACGCTGTTCATGAAACGGAACGTGTTGAACAAGGTGCGGTTTCCTCATCAGAACGTAGGGGAGGACGATCTTTTCTGCCTCAGGAGCAAAAAGCAGGGGTACAAGGTCTACTCCGCAGGAAGATATAATTTTGTCGCCATACGCCGAAAAAATTCGGCCGGCCATACCTGGATCATCAGCGATAAAAAGCTTCTCTCTCACCATAAAAGAGTCCCCAATGTCCAAAATTTCAAGAAGTTCGTGCAGCGCACGCCAAGGGATGCTCCATAA
- a CDS encoding alpha/beta hydrolase → MRDFTKEVPDHVEKYIGENDLFLEIFEGENLSKAAKNSPPLLFVHGAFTGSWMWSKYIPHFTREGWTCYVMNLRSHYKSRLMDMTKITFEDYLEDIREVIHEVVAECCAAPILIGFSMGGILGQKLAETVELTGLVLIDSVISQEVHEEVPYEHLEPLTAAIVMPAPAREEHTSIDESAEDIAFQRKYLAMESSRAYNAFAFSAESKGISIDSSAISCPCLVIKAVSCEDDDRRGRVTAEHLRAEYKSLWDTTHTGVLIGQRYMESVAAIMGWLKGL, encoded by the coding sequence ATGAGAGATTTTACAAAAGAAGTGCCTGATCATGTGGAGAAATACATCGGAGAGAACGATTTATTTCTAGAGATATTCGAGGGGGAAAACCTCTCCAAAGCTGCGAAGAACAGTCCCCCATTGCTTTTTGTACATGGTGCCTTTACAGGCAGCTGGATGTGGAGCAAATACATTCCTCACTTTACCCGCGAAGGATGGACCTGCTATGTCATGAACTTGAGAAGCCACTACAAAAGCAGACTTATGGATATGACCAAGATTACTTTTGAGGATTATTTGGAGGATATCAGGGAGGTTATCCATGAGGTTGTCGCGGAGTGCTGCGCTGCGCCGATTCTTATCGGATTCAGTATGGGGGGAATTCTGGGACAGAAATTGGCTGAAACCGTTGAGCTTACCGGGCTGGTGCTGATCGATTCCGTCATAAGCCAGGAAGTTCACGAAGAAGTGCCCTACGAACACTTAGAGCCTTTGACAGCTGCTATCGTAATGCCAGCCCCAGCCCGTGAAGAACATACCAGCATAGATGAATCGGCAGAGGACATTGCATTCCAAAGGAAATACCTGGCGATGGAATCGTCCAGGGCATATAACGCTTTTGCTTTTTCGGCCGAATCAAAGGGCATATCTATAGACAGCAGCGCCATTTCTTGCCCATGCCTGGTTATCAAGGCTGTAAGCTGCGAAGATGACGACCGCCGGGGCAGGGTGACAGCGGAACATCTCCGCGCAGAATATAAGAGTCTCTGGGATACCACGCATACCGGCGTGCTTATAGGGCAGAGGTATATGGAATCAGTAGCTGCTATCATGGGCTGGTTGAAAGGACTTTAG
- a CDS encoding phosphotransferase, whose protein sequence is MANSYSQRRIRKIVRRFGLIPLRSESVASFYRKNAIIRVQTESGSYAMKPFYRSLLLRSGTIDQIKTTADYIQFLMNSGFNNMPKWLKSKDGRIWILNQGRPFYVTAWIHGRKLETPADFEKLGRALASLHSSRFLSMNSTFFDHIHLWKNRDRLFRSRMTIANQANLWTHRWFKRFGASCIQFSDRTWTELKTPEIANLLKKEMVRPALIHNDITAHNVIISNNGQLFIIDWDHMKLGSIYVDLAITLMNTTQFNPVFMHSLLKGYEELRPLNHAERKLISALYRLPREAWHIARFPDHPRSRNMLDIMEQTWLLRLRAMDVLDEWANSGPN, encoded by the coding sequence ATGGCAAATTCCTATTCCCAAAGACGAATACGCAAAATTGTCCGCCGTTTTGGCCTGATTCCATTAAGATCAGAGTCAGTTGCGTCCTTTTACCGGAAGAATGCCATCATCCGAGTGCAGACGGAAAGTGGATCCTATGCGATGAAGCCCTTTTATCGAAGTTTATTACTTCGTTCAGGTACAATTGACCAAATAAAAACAACTGCAGATTATATACAATTCTTGATGAACAGCGGCTTCAATAATATGCCAAAATGGCTTAAGAGTAAGGACGGAAGGATATGGATTTTAAACCAAGGGAGGCCCTTCTACGTAACTGCATGGATACATGGAAGGAAATTGGAGACACCAGCAGATTTCGAAAAACTTGGCCGGGCTCTTGCCTCTTTGCATTCCAGCCGTTTCCTTTCCATGAATAGCACCTTTTTTGATCATATCCACTTATGGAAAAACCGGGATCGTCTCTTTCGTAGCCGAATGACAATAGCAAACCAAGCGAATCTATGGACTCATCGATGGTTCAAAAGGTTCGGAGCATCCTGCATCCAATTTTCGGATCGGACTTGGACTGAATTAAAGACCCCGGAGATTGCAAACCTCTTGAAGAAGGAAATGGTCCGTCCCGCACTGATACACAACGATATTACTGCACATAACGTCATTATTTCCAATAACGGCCAGCTTTTTATCATCGATTGGGATCACATGAAGTTAGGCTCTATCTATGTCGACCTAGCGATCACCCTTATGAACACAACTCAGTTTAATCCTGTTTTCATGCATTCGTTGTTAAAAGGGTACGAGGAACTCCGTCCTCTAAACCACGCCGAGCGAAAATTGATTTCTGCCTTGTACCGGTTGCCTCGGGAAGCTTGGCATATTGCCCGGTTCCCTGATCACCCAAGAAGCCGCAACATGCTGGATATTATGGAACAAACATGGCTTCTGCGGTTAAGGGCTATGGATGTATTAGATGAATGGGCAAACTCAGGCCCCAATTAA
- the hxlB gene encoding 6-phospho-3-hexuloisomerase yields MVSNVSSHRHLAAIMSELEQAANEIAVEQLDQLAAAILSAGRIFVAGAGRSGLMMRAFAMRLMHLGLEVYVVGETVTRSLGKDDLLLIGSGSGETRSLVPMAEKARSLEAAVGALTLSPDSTLGRLADFMVKLPGAPKDQADNAETNAPATVTVQPMGSLFEQLLLLACDAVILALMDKQELSGRTMYGNHANLE; encoded by the coding sequence ATGGTCAGCAATGTTAGTAGCCATCGTCATCTGGCCGCGATCATGTCCGAATTGGAACAAGCTGCGAATGAAATCGCTGTAGAGCAGCTGGACCAGTTGGCCGCAGCTATTCTATCGGCGGGACGCATTTTTGTAGCCGGGGCAGGCCGTTCTGGGCTGATGATGCGGGCCTTCGCCATGCGGCTGATGCACCTTGGATTAGAGGTGTATGTCGTGGGAGAGACGGTTACCCGGAGCTTGGGTAAAGACGATCTGCTCTTGATCGGTTCAGGCTCGGGTGAGACGCGATCGCTCGTGCCTATGGCAGAAAAGGCGCGGAGCCTAGAAGCTGCGGTAGGAGCGCTGACGCTCTCTCCAGATTCAACCCTTGGCCGACTGGCAGACTTCATGGTGAAGCTGCCTGGGGCGCCGAAGGATCAAGCCGACAATGCAGAAACCAATGCACCAGCAACAGTAACGGTTCAGCCGATGGGTTCATTATTTGAACAGCTGCTGCTGCTGGCATGCGATGCCGTTATTTTGGCGCTGATGGACAAGCAGGAGCTTAGCGGCCGCACGATGTACGGGAATCATGCTAATTTGGAATAG
- a CDS encoding winged helix-turn-helix transcriptional regulator — MGDQHFKETVELTLKVIGGKWKPVILCHLTEGTHRFGELRREMPQITQKMLTQQLRELEEDAIINRKVYDQVPPKVEYSLTEYGLTVKELLNVMSRWGERHLEKEKELRKSD; from the coding sequence TTGGGTGACCAGCATTTTAAAGAAACGGTGGAGCTGACCTTGAAGGTGATCGGCGGGAAATGGAAGCCCGTGATTCTATGCCACCTGACGGAAGGCACGCACCGCTTTGGAGAATTGAGACGAGAAATGCCGCAAATTACACAAAAAATGTTGACGCAGCAGCTGCGTGAATTAGAGGAAGACGCCATCATCAACCGGAAAGTGTATGACCAGGTTCCGCCCAAGGTCGAGTATTCTTTGACCGAATACGGGTTAACCGTGAAGGAACTGCTGAATGTGATGTCTCGTTGGGGAGAGAGGCATTTAGAGAAGGAAAAAGAGCTGCGAAAATCGGACTAG
- a CDS encoding AraC family transcriptional regulator — MDVRVETLPSYRLAYVRQIGPYGPANVQAMEELKSWAREKGLLTESAVLFGIPQDNPQITPPEQCRYDACITITEEDQMDDFVCESKLDGGDYAIFRIKHTAEDIQRAWAEIVPAIHSMGLQLDNKPILEKYTGDLVNNHFCEICVPIKKELQSL, encoded by the coding sequence ATGGATGTTAGAGTCGAGACTCTCCCTAGTTATCGCCTGGCGTATGTGCGGCAAATTGGCCCTTATGGTCCTGCCAACGTTCAGGCCATGGAAGAGCTAAAGAGTTGGGCAAGGGAGAAAGGATTACTCACTGAATCAGCCGTATTATTCGGAATTCCACAAGACAACCCTCAAATCACGCCTCCTGAGCAATGCAGATATGATGCATGTATTACCATTACAGAAGAGGACCAGATGGATGATTTTGTCTGCGAAAGTAAACTTGACGGCGGAGATTATGCGATATTTAGAATCAAACATACAGCAGAGGATATTCAAAGAGCATGGGCAGAAATTGTTCCAGCCATACACAGCATGGGACTTCAACTAGACAACAAACCGATTTTAGAAAAATACACAGGCGATTTGGTTAACAATCATTTTTGTGAAATATGTGTGCCCATAAAAAAGGAGCTCCAATCCTTGTAG